From the genome of Acidimicrobiales bacterium:
GGTCAACGACAACCCCTACGGCAACGGGTGCGCCATCTTCACGAGGGACGGCGGCGCCGCCCGGCAGTTCGAGTTCGACGCGGTGTGCGGGATGGTCGGCGTGAACGTGCCGATCCCCGTCCCCGTCGCCTACTACAGCTTCGGCGGCTGGAAGGCCTCGCTGTTCGGCGACACCGCGATGTACGGCCCGGCGGGCATCGACTTCTACACGCGCACGAAGGTCGTGACCTCCCGCTGGCCCGACCCGGCGACCTCCGCGGTCGACCTGGGCTTCCCCAGGACCCGGTAGCGGTGGACTTCGGGATCGTCCTCCAGACCAACCCCCCGGCGTGGCGGGTGGTGGACCTCACCCGCCAGGCCGAGAACCTCGGCTTCACCCACGCCTGGACCTTCGACTCCCACCTCCTGTGGGAGGAGCCGTTCGTCGTCTACAGCCAGATGCTGGCGGCCACCCACCGCATCGTCGTCGGCCCCATGGTGACGAACCCGGCGACGAGGGACTGGACGGTCACCGCCTCGCTGTTCGCCACGCTCAACGAGATGTTCGGCAACCGGACGATCTGCGGGATCGGCCGGGGCGACTCGGCCGTGCGGGTCACGAACGGCAAGCCGACCACGCTCGACACCCTGCGCCGGTCGATCGCCGTCATCCGCGGCCTGGCCAACGGCGAGGAGGTCGAGCACCGGGGGAGCCGGCTGCGGTTCCCGTGGAACCCGGACAGCCGCCTCGACGTCTGGGTGGCGGCCTACGGGCCCAAGGCGCTGGCCCTCGCCGGCGAGGTGGGCGACGGGTTCATCCTCCAGCTGGCCGACCCCGACATCGCGGCGTGGAGCATCGCCGCCGTGCGCCGGGCCGCCGAGGAGGCCGGCCGCGACCCCGGCTCGATCCGGTTCTGCGTCGCCGCGCCGGCCTACGTGGGCGACGACCTCGCCCACCAGCGGGACCAGTGCCGGTGGTTCGGCGGCATGGTCGGCAACCACGTGGCCGACATCGTCACCCGCTACGGAGCCGACGGCGGGCAGGTGCCGGCCGCCCTCACCAGCTACATCGAGGGCCGGAAGGGCTACGACTACAACGAGCACGGGCGGGCCGGGAACACCCACGCCGACTTCGTGCCCGACGACGTGATCGACCGCTTCTGCGTGCTGGGCCCGGTCGACCACCACGTCGAGCGGATGTGCGAGCTGAAGGACCTCGGGGTCGACCAGTTCGCCATCTACCTCCAGCACGACGCCAAGGAGGCCACGCTCCAGGCGTACGGCGAGTCCGTGATCCCGAGGCTCGCCGAGATCGTCGCCGCGAAGTCCTGACCGTGGCCGCCACCACCTCCGCCGTGGAGGCGCCGGCCCCCGAGGAGCAGGTCGGCGCGGCGGCGCCGTCCCTGGCCGCCGGCGCCGGCGCCAAGGTGCTGCTCGTCGTCGGGGCGGTGGCCGCCGTCGGCCTGGTGTGGACGGGCTACAAGGCGATGGGCGAGGCCACCGGCGGCACGTGGCCGCTCACCAACGTCGACCTGCCGGTGCCGACCGACGACCGCACCCTGCCGCCGTTCGCCGACGTGCTGACCCGGTTCTTCGACCCCCAGCGGGCCGGCGACTCGACCCCGCTCTGGCGCTTCGTGCTCGACGCCGCCCTGTTCACGTTCCGGGAGGCGGCCGCCGGGTTCGTGGCCGGCCTGGTCATCGGCCTCGGCCTCGCCCTCGTCATGCTCCGGTCGGGCTGGCTCGAGCGGGGGCTGCTGCCCTACGTGATCGTCTCCCAGACCGTGCCGCTGATCGCCCTCGCCCCGCTCGTCGTGGCGTGGGGCAACCAGATCGACGTCGGCGTCGTCGAGTGGCAGCCGTGGATGTCGGTGTCGATCATCGCCACCTACCTCACGTTCTTCCCGGTCTCGGTGAACGCCCTGCGGGGGCTGAAGTCGCCCCAGCCCCACTCCGTGGAGCTGATGCGGAGCTACGCCGCGTCGTGGTGGCAGACGGTCGTCAAGCTGCGCTTCCCGGCCGCCGTGCCCTACCTGGTGCCGGCCCTGAAGGTGGCGGCCACGTCGGCCGTCGTCGGCGCCATCGTCGGGGAGATCTCGGCCGGGGTGCGGGGCGGCCTCGGCCGGCTGATCATCGACTACGCCCAGCAGTACCTCACCGACCCGGCCCGCCTGTACTGCGCGGTGATCGGCGCCGGGATCCTCGGCGTCGGCTTCGTCGCCCTCGTCGACCTGGCCGACCGGCTGCTCGCCCACCACCGCCCGAGGGAGGCCAGGTGAGCGGGGGGCCGGCGGTCGCCGTCAGCGGCGTCGACCAGGTGTTCAACCGGGGCCGGCGCAACGAGGTCGTCGCCCTGCGGGGCATCGACCTCGAGGTCGAGCCGGGCGGGTTCGTGTCGCTGATCGGCCCGTCGGGGTGCGGGAAGTCCACGCTCCTCCGCCTCGTCGCCGACCTCATCCAGCCGACCGCGGGCACGGTCACCGTCAACGGCAAGCCGGCCCGCCAGGCCCGCCTCGACCAGGACTACGGCATGGCCTTCCAGCAGGCCGGCCTGTTCGAGTGGCGGACGGTGGCGGCCAACGTCGAGCTGCCGCTGGAGCTGCGGGGCTGGGACCGGGCCAGGCGCCGGGAGCGGTCGAGGGAGCTGCTCGAGCTGGTGCGGCTGGGCGAGTTCGCCGGCCACCGGCCCTGGGAGCTGTCGGGCGGCATGCAGCAGCGGGTGGCCATCGCCAGGGCGCTCGCCGTCCGCCCGCCGATCCTCCTCATGGACGAGCCCTTCGGCGCCCTCGACGAGATGACGAGGGAGCACATGCAGGACGAGCTGGTCCGCATCTGCGCCGAGACCGGCACGACCGTCGTCTTCGTCACCCACTCGATCCCCGAAGCCGTGTTCCTGTCGGACCGGGTGGTCGTCATGTCGGCCCGCCCCGGCCGCATCACGGCCGTCGTCGAGGTCGGCCTCGACCGCCGCGACCAGGACACGAGGGAGGACCCGGCCTTCTACGCCGCCGTCACCGAGGTGCGGGAGGCGCTGCGGGGCCGCACCGGTCGGGTGGCCGACCCGACCGCGGTGGTGGAGCGATGAGCGTCGTCGCCCTGCCCCGTCCCCGCCGGCGCTGGAACCGGCCCGACCTCGTGCTGCCGCCCGTCGCCGTCGCCGTCGTCGGCCTCGGCGGCTGGGAGCTCGCCGTCGACGCCTTCGACATCCAGCGCTTCCTCCTCCCGAAGCCGTCGGCCATCTGGTCGGCCCTCGTCGAGGAGCGGGACGTGATCTGGGAGGCGGCCAGGACGACCGGCTGGGTGGCGGTCAGCGGGCTGCTGGCCGGGGTGGTCGCCGCCGTCGTGTTCGCGCTGGCCTGCTCCCGCTTCCGCCCGCTGGCCCGGGCCGTCACCCCGCTCGCGTCGGCGCTGGCGGCGACCCCGATCGTCGCCCTCGCCCCCGTCTACTTCAAGTGGTTCGGCCAGGTGGGGCCGACGGCCAAGCAGGCCGTGGTCGTCTCGGTCGTGCTCTTCCCGGTGTTCGTGAACACCGCCCGCGGCCTGCTCGAGGTCCAGCCCGTGCACCTCGAGCTGATGCGGTCCTACGCGGCGGGGGAGTGGCGGGTGCTCCGCGAGGTGCGGGTGCCGAACGCGCTCCCGTTCTTCTTCACCGCGCTGAAGGTGGCCGCCTCGCTCAGCGTGATCGCGGCGATCGTGTCCGAGTACTTCGGCGGCGAGCAGGGGACCCTCGGCGGGATCATCACCCAGTCGGCCGGCCTCAGCCGGTACGACCGGGCCTGGGCCGCGGTGCTGGCGGCCTGCGCCCTGGGCCTCGCCCTCTACGCGGGGGTGACCCTGCTCGAGCGGCTCCTCGTCCACCGGCACACAGGGAGGCAGACATGAGAAGGAACCGACGAGGATGGCGCGCGCTCGCCGTCGTGCTGGCGGTGGTGCTCGTCGCCGCCGGCTGCGGGGGCGACGACGACGACTCGGGCGGCAGCGACGAGCAGGGCTCGGCCGACAGCGGCGACCTCACCCCGGTGAAGCTCCAGCTCCAGTGGGTGGCCCAGGCCCAGTTCGCCGGGTACTACGCGGCGCTGGCCGAGGGCTACTACGAGGACGAGGGCCTCGACGTCGAGATCGTCGAGGGCGGCGTCGACATCGTCCCCCAGACCCAGCTGGCCACCGGCGCCGTCGACTTCGCCATCGCCTGGGTCCCGAAGGCGCTCGCCTCCCGGGAGGAGGGGGCCGAGATCACCGACATCGGCCAGGTGTTCCAGCGCTCGGGCACCCTCCAGGTGTCCTGGGCCGACGAGGGCATCGACGAGCCGGCCGACCTCGAGGGCAAGTCCGTCGGCAACTGGGGCTTCGGCAACGAGTTCGAGCTCTTCGCCGGGCTCCGCCAGGCCGGCCTCGACCCGCAGAGCGACGTCACCCTCGTCCAGCAGCAGTTCGACATGTCGGCCCTGCTGGCCCGGGAGATCGACGCCGCCCAGGCCATGACCTACAACGAGTACGCGCAGGTGCTCGAGACCGTGAACCCCGACACCGGCGAGCTGTACCAGCCCGAGGACCTGTCGGTCATCGACTGGAACGAGGTCGGCACGGCCATGCTCCAGGACGCCATCTGGGCCGACACCGGGCGCCTTGACGACGACGACTACCGGGCCACCTCGGTCGCCTTCCTGCGGGCCTCGATGCGGGGCTGGGTCTTCTGTCGGGACAACTTCGACGAGTGCGTCGACCACGTCCTCGACGCCGGCCCGACGCTCGGGCGCTCGCACCAGGCCTGGCAGCTGGCGGAGGTGAACAAGCTGATCTGGCCGTCGCCCGACGGCATCGGCGTGATGGACCAGGCGCTGTGGGACCAGACCGTCGACGTCGCCGTCGAGGAGGAGATCATCTCGGCCGAGCCCGACGAGGACGCGTTCACCGCCGACCTGGCCCAGGAGGCCGTCGACTCCCTCGAGGAGGACGGGGTGGACGTGGTCGGCGACGGCTACGAGGCGCCCGAGGTCCAGCTGAACGAGGGGGGCGCCTGACCGGCACCTGACCTAGGGTGCCCCCAGGAGAGAGGGGGGGCACCATGCACCGTTCCGGCATCGCCGCGGCCCTGGCCGCGCTCGCGTCCCTGTTCGTCCCCGTGACCGTGGCCGGGTCGGCCGGTGCCGCCCCGCCCCGGTCGTCCGCCGCGGCCGCGCCGGCCGCGGCGGGGGGCGGCGACAGCGCGGCCGGCGACTTCGACGGGGACGGGTTCGGCGACCTCGCCGTCGCCGCGCCGGGCGAGGACGTGGGCGACGTCATCGACGCCGGCAACGTCACCGTCGCCTACGGCACGGCGTCGGGGCTCACGGCGGCGGGCGCCGAGGTCGTCCGCCAGGGCCTGTCCGGGGTGCCCGGCGCGCCCGAGCAGGGCGACTGGTTCGGCGCCGCCGTGTCGGCCGGCGACTTCGACGGCGACGGCTTCGACGACCTCGCCGTCGGGGCCTCCCAGGAGGACAGCGGCACGGTCCGCGACAGCGGCAACGTCACCGTCGTCTACGGCACGCCGTCGGGCCTCGTCGGCGGGCGGGCCGAGGTGCTCCGCCACGGGCTCCCTCCCGTCGGGCAGGCCCTGGAGGCCGACGACTGGTTCGGCGAGACCACCACGGTGGGGGACGTGGACGGCGACGGCTTCGACGACCTCGTCGTCGCCGCCCCGTTCGAGGACGTCGGCTCGGCGATCGACGCCGGCAACGCGTCCGTCGTGTTCGGCAGCGCCACCGGGCTCGGCGGCGGGCGGGCCACGGTCACCGTCCGCCAGGGCCTGAGCGGCCTGCCCGGCGCGCCCGAGACCTCGGACTGGTTCGGGCTGCGGATGACGGCCGGCGACCTCGACGGCGACGGGTTCGACGACCTCGCCGTCAGCGCCCCGGCCGAGGACGTGGGCAGCGTGGACGCCGCCGGCAACGTCACGGTCGTGTTCGGGACCGGCGCCGGGCCCGACCTCGCGGCCGGCGAGCCGGTGAACGCGTCCGAGACCGACTGCGGGTGCCTCCAGGCGGCGGCCGAGTTCGGCGCCACCGTGGCCACCGGCGACGTGAACATCGACGGGTTCGACGACCTCGCCGTCGGCACGCCGTTCTGGGACGAGGGCGGCGCCGCCGACGCCGGCATGGTCACGCTCCTGTTCGGGACGGGCGAGCGGCTGTTCCCGTCGTCCAGCCGGGTGCAGCCCCAGGTCGGCCAGGCCGCCGAGACCGGCGACCAGTTCTCCTGGAACCTGGTCGTCGTCGACGTCACCGCCGACGGGGTCGACGACCTGATCGTCGGCGCGGCGCGGGAGGACGTGGGCGCGACCGTGGACGCCGGCAACGTCACCGTCATCGAGGGCGCCGGGGCCGAGTTCCCGGGGCCGGCGACCACGTTCCACCAGGGCAGCTTCGGCGGCGCCCTGGAGCCGACCGACCTGTTCGGCCTGACGATGAGCGACGGCGACTTCGACGGCGACGGCCGCCCCGACCTGGTGATCGCCGCGCCCGGCGAGGACGTGGGCAGCGCCGACGACGCCGGCAACGTCACCGTCGTCTACGGCACCGCCACCGGCCTGCCCGGCCGGCCCGTGCCCTACAACCAGGGCTCCTTCGTCGGCGTCGCCGAGCTGGGCGACACCTTCGGGCTGAACCTGTCCTAGCCCCGGCGGCGGTCAGCCGGCGACCCGCAGCACGAGCACGGCGAGGTCGTCGGTCGGCTCGCCGGGGAAGGCGTCGAGGGCGGCGCGCTCCAGGCCCGCCGCCAGCTCGGCCGCCCCGGCGCGCCTCGCTGCGAGCGACGACAGCACGGCGTCGACGCCCTCGTCGCCGAAGAACCGGGAGCCGGCGCGGCGCTCGATCACGCCGTCGGTGTGGAGCACGACGGCGTCGCCCGGGCCGAGCGCCACCTCCACGTCGGCCACCTCCACGGACGGGAACAGCCCGGCGAGGTCGCCGGCCACCGGCACCCGCTCCACCGCGCCCCCGGCCCGGACGACGACGGGCGGCGGGTGGCCGGCCACGGCGGCGATGAGCCGGGCGCCGTCGGCCGTGGGCTCGACGGTGGCGAGGGCGACCGAGCAGAACCGGCGCTCGACGGCGGCCGACTCGGCCCGGTCGGTGCCCGGGTCGACCTCGGGCGCGGCCCGGACGAGCACGTCGTTCAGCCGCCGGAGCACGGCCGACGGCGACGGCTCGCCGAGGGCCACCGCCCGGATCGTGTGACGGGCGGCGCCGGTCACGCTGGCCGCCTCGACCCCCTTGCCGCACACGTCGCCGATGGCGAGCACCACCCGGTCGCCGGCCTCGAAGGCGTCGTAGAAGTCGCCGCCGACGTCCACGCCCTCGCCGGCGGCCCGGTAGCGGGCGGCCAGGTCGAGCCGCTCCGGCGCCGGGAGGCGGGCCGGCAGCAGGCTGGCCTGGAGGGCCCTGGCCACGTGGAGCTGGGACCCGTACAGGCGGGCGTTCACGACGGCGGCGCCGGCCCTGGCCCCGAGGTCCTGGGCCAGCGCGAAGTCCTCGTCGGTCACCACCCGACCCCGCCCGTTGGCCACGCCGAGGGCGCCGACGACGGTGCCGCCCCCGGTGAGCGGCACGGCCATGCCCGACCCGAACCCCAGGTCCCGCAGGTGGGCCAGGTGCTCCTCGTCCCTCGCCGCCGTGCTGAGCAGCTCCTCGGGGACGACCTGGAACAGCGCCGGCCGGCCGTCGACCAGCACCGTGCCGATGCCGGCCTCGCCGAGGCGGACGGGCCAGCGCCGGTGGAGCTCCTCGGCCGCGGCCTTGCGGTCCTCGTCCACGTGGGCGGCGGCCACGAACCGGGGCTCGCCGTCCTCCAGCAGGTGGACCGAGCACCAGTCGCCCAGGCGGGGGACGGCCAGGGCGACGAGGGCGCGCAGGGTGTCCTCGAGGGCGAGCGAGGCGTTCAGCAGGTCGCTGGCCTCGGCCAGGAACGCGAACCGGGCGCCGGCGGCGACGACCGTGTCGTGGAGGCGGGCCCGGTCGAGCGCCTGCGCGGTCAGCCCGGCCAGCGCGTTCAGGAAGTCGCGGTCCTCGGCGCCGAACTCGCGGGAGTGGGCGTAGCCGACGGCGATGGCCCCGAGCACCCGGCCGGGCTGGACGGTGAGCGGCACGATGGCGAACGCGCCGTTGTCGACCACCGGCGTGTCCCGGAACACCGGGTAGCGGGCGTCGCGCTCCTCGGCCGAACGGAGGTAGACGGCCTGGCCGGTGCGGATGGCGTCGCTCGCCGGCAGGTCGGCCGACACCGGGAACGTGTGCCAGCGCTCCCGCACGTCGGTCGAGTAGCCGGCGGCGGCGACGATGGCGACCGTCTCGCCGTCGGGCTGGAGCAGGCACAGCGAGGCGCTCCTCGCGCCGGTCTCGGCCACGCCCCGGCCGAGGACGACGTCGGCCACCTCGGTGGTGCCGAGGGCCCGGGTCAGCCCGGCGGCCACGGCCTGGAGGCTGGCCAGGCGGGCCGCCGCCCGCTCGGCCGCCTCCCTGGCCGTGCGCTCGGTGAGCAGCAGCTCGCGGGCCGGCACGCCGGCGGCGTCGCCGTCGCCCGGCACCACCGGGAACGGGCACGGCGTGGGTGGCGCCCCGCCGACCTGGCGCTCGACCTCGGCGGCCAGCCACCGGCGGTAGGCCGACAGCTCCTCGGTCGGCGGCGGGGTCAGCAGCTCGCCGTCGCGCGACAGCTGGGCCAGCTGCTCGAGCACGGCGGTGAGCCGCCAGAAGGCGGGGACGCCGTCCTCGCCGACGGACATCGTCACGTCGGCCAGCCGCTGCCCGGCCCTGGCCGCCTCCGCGACGGCCGCCCTCGCCGTCCACCGGCTGGGCGCCAGCAGCGCGGTGGCCTCGTCGAGCGCCTCGAGCAGCGCCACGGGCGCGGGCGCCGAGCCGGGCGACGAGCGGACCAGCTGGAGCTCGCGCACCACGTCGTCGAGGTGGGCGTCGGTGGCGACGGCGAGGCGGACGGGCACGGCGACGAGGCGCACCGGGCGGCCGCCGTCCCGCTCGGCCCGCTCCTGCGGCCCGCTCAGGTGGGGCGGGGGCGCGGCGCCGGTGCCGATCTCGGCCCACACGGTCTTGCCGACCGTCGCCGTGTCCACCCCCCAGGCGTCGGCCACCGAGGCGACGAGGCGCAGGCCCCGCCCGGTCATCGCCTCGTCCCGCGGCGGCACCGGCACGACGGGCACGTCGCTCTCGTCGTGGACCTCGACCCGCACGCCCGTGCCCCGCCGGCGCACGGCCACGGTGACGGGGGTCCTCGCGTGGAGCAGGGCGTTGGCCACGAGCTCGGAGGCGCACAGGGCGGCGTCGGCGGCGAGCCGGGCGGCGCCGAAGGCCGTCACCGTGGCCGCGACGAACGAGCGGGCCTTGCCGACGCCGTCGAGGTCGGCGCCGAGGCGCAGGGTGGCGGTCCCGCCGCCGTCGTCCGCCATCCGGCCCATGGCCCCCGGGAGCGCCTAGAGGTAGGCGTCCACGGCCCGCCGGGCGAGGTCGGCCCAGGCGTCGGCGTGCTCGTGGGGGACGAGCACCCAGTCGGCGACCGCCCGGCCGCTCGACCGGGGGTCCCAGGCGTCCGCCCCGTCCAGGCCCATGGCCTCGTCCCTCGCGCCGTCGTCGGTCAGCTTGAACGCCATCCCGCCGGCCTTCTCGTCGAGGG
Proteins encoded in this window:
- a CDS encoding ABC transporter permease subunit — protein: MAATTSAVEAPAPEEQVGAAAPSLAAGAGAKVLLVVGAVAAVGLVWTGYKAMGEATGGTWPLTNVDLPVPTDDRTLPPFADVLTRFFDPQRAGDSTPLWRFVLDAALFTFREAAAGFVAGLVIGLGLALVMLRSGWLERGLLPYVIVSQTVPLIALAPLVVAWGNQIDVGVVEWQPWMSVSIIATYLTFFPVSVNALRGLKSPQPHSVELMRSYAASWWQTVVKLRFPAAVPYLVPALKVAATSAVVGAIVGEISAGVRGGLGRLIIDYAQQYLTDPARLYCAVIGAGILGVGFVALVDLADRLLAHHRPREAR
- a CDS encoding SpoIIE family protein phosphatase, which codes for MADDGGGTATLRLGADLDGVGKARSFVAATVTAFGAARLAADAALCASELVANALLHARTPVTVAVRRRGTGVRVEVHDESDVPVVPVPPRDEAMTGRGLRLVASVADAWGVDTATVGKTVWAEIGTGAAPPPHLSGPQERAERDGGRPVRLVAVPVRLAVATDAHLDDVVRELQLVRSSPGSAPAPVALLEALDEATALLAPSRWTARAAVAEAARAGQRLADVTMSVGEDGVPAFWRLTAVLEQLAQLSRDGELLTPPPTEELSAYRRWLAAEVERQVGGAPPTPCPFPVVPGDGDAAGVPARELLLTERTAREAAERAAARLASLQAVAAGLTRALGTTEVADVVLGRGVAETGARSASLCLLQPDGETVAIVAAAGYSTDVRERWHTFPVSADLPASDAIRTGQAVYLRSAEERDARYPVFRDTPVVDNGAFAIVPLTVQPGRVLGAIAVGYAHSREFGAEDRDFLNALAGLTAQALDRARLHDTVVAAGARFAFLAEASDLLNASLALEDTLRALVALAVPRLGDWCSVHLLEDGEPRFVAAAHVDEDRKAAAEELHRRWPVRLGEAGIGTVLVDGRPALFQVVPEELLSTAARDEEHLAHLRDLGFGSGMAVPLTGGGTVVGALGVANGRGRVVTDEDFALAQDLGARAGAAVVNARLYGSQLHVARALQASLLPARLPAPERLDLAARYRAAGEGVDVGGDFYDAFEAGDRVVLAIGDVCGKGVEAASVTGAARHTIRAVALGEPSPSAVLRRLNDVLVRAAPEVDPGTDRAESAAVERRFCSVALATVEPTADGARLIAAVAGHPPPVVVRAGGAVERVPVAGDLAGLFPSVEVADVEVALGPGDAVVLHTDGVIERRAGSRFFGDEGVDAVLSSLAARRAGAAELAAGLERAALDAFPGEPTDDLAVLVLRVAG
- a CDS encoding ABC transporter substrate-binding protein — protein: MRRNRRGWRALAVVLAVVLVAAGCGGDDDDSGGSDEQGSADSGDLTPVKLQLQWVAQAQFAGYYAALAEGYYEDEGLDVEIVEGGVDIVPQTQLATGAVDFAIAWVPKALASREEGAEITDIGQVFQRSGTLQVSWADEGIDEPADLEGKSVGNWGFGNEFELFAGLRQAGLDPQSDVTLVQQQFDMSALLAREIDAAQAMTYNEYAQVLETVNPDTGELYQPEDLSVIDWNEVGTAMLQDAIWADTGRLDDDDYRATSVAFLRASMRGWVFCRDNFDECVDHVLDAGPTLGRSHQAWQLAEVNKLIWPSPDGIGVMDQALWDQTVDVAVEEEIISAEPDEDAFTADLAQEAVDSLEEDGVDVVGDGYEAPEVQLNEGGA
- a CDS encoding FG-GAP repeat protein is translated as MHRSGIAAALAALASLFVPVTVAGSAGAAPPRSSAAAAPAAAGGGDSAAGDFDGDGFGDLAVAAPGEDVGDVIDAGNVTVAYGTASGLTAAGAEVVRQGLSGVPGAPEQGDWFGAAVSAGDFDGDGFDDLAVGASQEDSGTVRDSGNVTVVYGTPSGLVGGRAEVLRHGLPPVGQALEADDWFGETTTVGDVDGDGFDDLVVAAPFEDVGSAIDAGNASVVFGSATGLGGGRATVTVRQGLSGLPGAPETSDWFGLRMTAGDLDGDGFDDLAVSAPAEDVGSVDAAGNVTVVFGTGAGPDLAAGEPVNASETDCGCLQAAAEFGATVATGDVNIDGFDDLAVGTPFWDEGGAADAGMVTLLFGTGERLFPSSSRVQPQVGQAAETGDQFSWNLVVVDVTADGVDDLIVGAAREDVGATVDAGNVTVIEGAGAEFPGPATTFHQGSFGGALEPTDLFGLTMSDGDFDGDGRPDLVIAAPGEDVGSADDAGNVTVVYGTATGLPGRPVPYNQGSFVGVAELGDTFGLNLS
- a CDS encoding ABC transporter permease subunit, yielding MSVVALPRPRRRWNRPDLVLPPVAVAVVGLGGWELAVDAFDIQRFLLPKPSAIWSALVEERDVIWEAARTTGWVAVSGLLAGVVAAVVFALACSRFRPLARAVTPLASALAATPIVALAPVYFKWFGQVGPTAKQAVVVSVVLFPVFVNTARGLLEVQPVHLELMRSYAAGEWRVLREVRVPNALPFFFTALKVAASLSVIAAIVSEYFGGEQGTLGGIITQSAGLSRYDRAWAAVLAACALGLALYAGVTLLERLLVHRHTGRQT
- a CDS encoding TIGR03842 family LLM class F420-dependent oxidoreductase, with amino-acid sequence MDFGIVLQTNPPAWRVVDLTRQAENLGFTHAWTFDSHLLWEEPFVVYSQMLAATHRIVVGPMVTNPATRDWTVTASLFATLNEMFGNRTICGIGRGDSAVRVTNGKPTTLDTLRRSIAVIRGLANGEEVEHRGSRLRFPWNPDSRLDVWVAAYGPKALALAGEVGDGFILQLADPDIAAWSIAAVRRAAEEAGRDPGSIRFCVAAPAYVGDDLAHQRDQCRWFGGMVGNHVADIVTRYGADGGQVPAALTSYIEGRKGYDYNEHGRAGNTHADFVPDDVIDRFCVLGPVDHHVERMCELKDLGVDQFAIYLQHDAKEATLQAYGESVIPRLAEIVAAKS
- a CDS encoding ABC transporter ATP-binding protein, with amino-acid sequence MSGGPAVAVSGVDQVFNRGRRNEVVALRGIDLEVEPGGFVSLIGPSGCGKSTLLRLVADLIQPTAGTVTVNGKPARQARLDQDYGMAFQQAGLFEWRTVAANVELPLELRGWDRARRRERSRELLELVRLGEFAGHRPWELSGGMQQRVAIARALAVRPPILLMDEPFGALDEMTREHMQDELVRICAETGTTVVFVTHSIPEAVFLSDRVVVMSARPGRITAVVEVGLDRRDQDTREDPAFYAAVTEVREALRGRTGRVADPTAVVER